The Thermoanaerobaculia bacterium genomic sequence CCGGTTCCGAGGAGGAGCGCGCCGAGCATTCCGGTCGTCGCCAGGTACTCGATCCAGTCGGCGTGAGCGTGGCGCCAGAAGCCGGGGATCGTCGCCGGCTGCACCAGCGGAAAGGCGGCCTGGAAGGTGCCCAGTCCCGATCCGGCCCACGGAAAGAGCTGGAAGAGATCGAACGTGGCGCCCGCCGCTTCGATGCGGTAGCCGCCGCCGAGCTCGTCCAGGGAGCTCGCGGTCAAGCGCGTGAAGGCGCCCTCCGCGCCGAGCGCGGCGATGGCCGCGGCCCCGGCGACGCCGACCGCGAGCCCGCCCGCAAGGATCCACTTGCGGCCTCGCCCGCTGCCGCCGCCGCTGATCACCATCCCCTGCACGCCCATGGCGATGATCACGGACAGCAGCGCGGCGCGCGACCCGGTGAGTACGAGTCCGCCGAAGATGGCCAGGAACACGACCGCCGGCGGCCCGACGGCGAGCAGCCGGTCCTCGGCCCGGCCGCCGTCGGCCCCCACCCCTCCCAACACCGTGCGCCGCACCGCCCACCAGAGCCAGGCGAACGCCACCGCGAGCGCGATCTCGAGGAAGAGCGCGAGATGGTTTGGGTTGACGAAGCTGCCGCGCAGGCGCGACCCGACACTGAGGACCGTGACGCCCCACAGCGTGTTCGAGCGCGAGATCCACTGCGCGACGCCGATGACCACCTGCACAGTCGCCGCGAGCAGGAGTGCTCCGAAGAGCGTGCGCCGCACCCGGCGTGAGGCGCCGATCCAGGCGGCGGCGAGGAAGCCGGCCACCGGCAGGAGCCAGTCGAGCGCCGCGGACCGGCTCGCCGCCGGGGCGAGCGAGAGGGCGATCGAGCGGTCGCTGTCGCCAGAGGCGGCTTCGTCGCCAGAGGCGACTTCAGTCACCGGCCCGGCGAGCGCCCTCGCCTGCTGCGTGAGTCGAACCGTTTCGGGCGCGAGGAGGCCCGTCACCGCGGCCGGCGCCGGCAGCGACTGCAGCCAGCCGAGGAGCGCGACCGCCGCGAGCGCCGCTGCCGCGAGCGCGAGCTCGCGCGGCAGCGATCGATGGGAGTGGGGACTCCGGCTGTCGCTCGCCGGCTCCGGCCGGTCGACGACTTCGACCGTCCAGATCGCCAGGACGAGCGCCGCGAGGGCGGCGACGAGGAGGATCGTCGCCGGTTCGGGGGCGACACTGCCGAACGGCAGCGGTGCCGCGACGAGCAGCGCCGCGAGCGCCAGGGCGCGCGGCCGGACGTGTCGTATCATGCCGTGAATGTCCGAACAGATGAGCAGAACCGGGCTCGGAGCTTCCCTGCCCGCAGTGGCCTGCTGCGTCGCTCTCGCAGGACTCTCGTCCCTGGTGGGCACCTCACCGCTGGCGGCACAAGTCCGGCAGTATACGCCGCCGGGCGGCGCTGCCGACGCGGGCGTAGGCCGCAAACAGGCGCTCGCCGAAGCGGTCGACGAGGCCCGCTGGCACGCCGGTCCGGTGCGCCTCGACCCGGCGTTCTGGATCTCCGATCTCGCCTGGGTGGACCGGCCCTCGGACTCGGCTGGCTCGGCTGGCTCGGATGGCTCCGACCTCACCGGCCGTGTCGGCGCCGGCCTCAACGCCTATCTGCCGGTCGGTTCGAAGACGACGTTCGCCGCCTACGCCATGCCGGAGTACATCTGGTGGCAGGACCGTGCCGAAGAGCGCCGCGTCAACCAGCGTTTCGGCATCGGTTCGTTCACCTACTTCAACCGCCTGGCGATCACCGTCACCGCC encodes the following:
- a CDS encoding O-antigen ligase family protein: MIRHVRPRALALAALLVAAPLPFGSVAPEPATILLVAALAALVLAIWTVEVVDRPEPASDSRSPHSHRSLPRELALAAAALAAVALLGWLQSLPAPAAVTGLLAPETVRLTQQARALAGPVTEVASGDEAASGDSDRSIALSLAPAASRSAALDWLLPVAGFLAAAWIGASRRVRRTLFGALLLAATVQVVIGVAQWISRSNTLWGVTVLSVGSRLRGSFVNPNHLALFLEIALAVAFAWLWWAVRRTVLGGVGADGGRAEDRLLAVGPPAVVFLAIFGGLVLTGSRAALLSVIIAMGVQGMVISGGGSGRGRKWILAGGLAVGVAGAAAIAALGAEGAFTRLTASSLDELGGGYRIEAAGATFDLFQLFPWAGSGLGTFQAAFPLVQPATIPGFWRHAHADWIEYLATTGMLGALLLGTGLFFYARRLRQVVLYGERSEGRAAGLAALGALVAVGIHSFADFGLTMPANAFALAVVAGAAGATRIPKKP